One Pirellulales bacterium DNA segment encodes these proteins:
- a CDS encoding peptidylprolyl isomerase — protein sequence MLLTTAGCWSSDTSPPTASISTPGYGDVTAGSVPQRRPLNLHPTVQVRTSAGEFTVQLDAEHAPLSVDNFLAYVNAGQYDGTIFHQVYDGFIVLGGGYDANFSQRPTQPPVRNEAHNGLKNSRGSIAMARQLDCIDSATCQFFINLADNASLDFTGAQPDQYGYCVFGKIIKGMEVVDQIAKGQVHNTSQFENVPLQPVVIESVRCLP from the coding sequence ATGCTTTTGACAACCGCCGGATGTTGGTCCAGCGATACTAGCCCGCCGACGGCCAGCATCAGCACGCCCGGCTACGGCGATGTGACGGCGGGCAGCGTGCCCCAGCGGCGGCCATTGAATTTGCACCCGACGGTGCAGGTCCGCACCTCTGCCGGCGAATTCACCGTGCAACTCGATGCCGAGCACGCTCCGCTCTCGGTCGATAATTTTTTGGCCTACGTGAACGCCGGCCAATACGACGGCACGATCTTCCATCAGGTGTACGATGGCTTTATCGTGCTCGGCGGCGGTTACGATGCCAACTTTTCCCAGCGGCCCACGCAACCCCCGGTGCGCAACGAAGCGCACAACGGATTGAAAAACAGCCGCGGCTCCATCGCCATGGCCCGGCAACTTGACTGCATCGACAGCGCCACCTGCCAGTTCTTTATCAATCTGGCCGACAACGCCTCGCTCGATTTTACCGGCGCCCAGCCCGATCAATACGGCTATTGTGTCTTCGGTAAAATCATCAAGGGGATGGAGGTCGTCGATCAAATTGCCAAAGGGCAAGTTCACAACACATCCCAATTCGAAAACGTTCCCTTGCAACCGGTCGTAATCGAATCCGTGCGCTGCCTGCCGTGA
- a CDS encoding response regulator: MKVFTTGQVAKICKVAPRTVSKWFDSGRLRGYRIPGSQDRRIPREYLIKFLKEHGMPLGELEDEAMAKVLVVGQDQVLLENLKRNLPLEKTFKLATAASGFEAGIQAESFHPDCIVVDFSIGRVEALQICQNLRRNPQYGEVILIALLPDDGNSISFDRSTINETFKKPFDVALLAERLKTLIGARKELV; encoded by the coding sequence ATGAAGGTTTTCACAACCGGACAGGTCGCCAAGATCTGTAAAGTGGCCCCGCGTACGGTCAGTAAATGGTTCGATTCCGGACGCCTGCGTGGCTACCGGATTCCTGGTTCCCAGGACCGACGCATCCCCCGCGAATACCTGATTAAGTTCCTCAAGGAACATGGCATGCCGCTGGGCGAATTGGAAGACGAAGCCATGGCCAAAGTATTGGTCGTGGGCCAAGACCAAGTGCTCTTGGAAAATTTGAAACGGAACCTGCCCCTGGAAAAGACATTCAAACTGGCCACCGCGGCCAGCGGATTCGAAGCCGGCATCCAGGCCGAAAGCTTCCATCCGGATTGCATTGTGGTGGATTTCAGCATCGGCCGGGTGGAAGCCCTGCAGATTTGCCAGAACCTCCGCCGCAATCCTCAGTACGGCGAAGTGATTCTGATCGCCCTCTTGCCCGATGACGGCAATAGCATCAGTTTCGATCGCTCCACGATTAACGAAACCTTCAAGAAGCCGTTCGACGTGGCCTTGCTTGCCGAACGCTTGAAGACGTTGATCGGCGCACGCAAAGAGTTGGTATAA
- the aroA gene encoding 3-phosphoshikimate 1-carboxyvinyltransferase, which translates to MTDSLEITPASGPVRGSIRPPGSKSITNRALICAALADGESTLTGALDSEDTGVMIDSLRRLGIAVDVSNAGQTLRVTGCGGKIAATSADLSIANSGTSVRFLTALAALGHGRFRLDGAPRMRQRPIADLLEGLAQLGVNLNSELGNGCPPVVVHAAGLPGGRANIRGEVSSQFLSGLLMAAPYAQKPVELAVEGELVSQPYVRLTLAVMRSFGVDVTDGNLRHFHVPPAHYHGQNYAIEPDASAASYFFAAAAIAGGEVTVEGLSKQSLQGDVAFVDCLKEMGCHVSGQWSVASGQENITISGPPAGKSLRGIIVNMNAISDTVQTLAAVALFADGPTTITGVGHIRHKETDRIGNLAAELRKFGATVDELPDGLRIVPVAKPQAARVATYKDHRMAMSLALVGLRLPGVIIENPKCVEKTYPHYFEDLQKVVGA; encoded by the coding sequence ATGACCGATTCGCTAGAAATCACGCCCGCTTCCGGGCCAGTGCGCGGCAGCATTCGCCCGCCGGGCTCAAAGAGTATCACCAATCGGGCGCTCATTTGCGCTGCGCTGGCCGATGGCGAATCCACCCTCACCGGCGCGCTCGATAGCGAAGATACGGGAGTCATGATCGATTCGCTGCGGCGACTGGGCATTGCGGTCGATGTGAGCAACGCCGGCCAAACGCTGCGCGTCACCGGCTGCGGCGGAAAAATCGCGGCCACCTCCGCCGATTTGTCCATCGCCAACAGCGGCACCAGCGTGCGCTTTCTCACCGCGCTGGCGGCGCTTGGCCACGGTCGCTTTCGGCTCGACGGCGCCCCGCGAATGCGCCAGCGCCCCATTGCCGATCTGCTGGAAGGCCTTGCCCAACTGGGCGTCAATTTGAACAGCGAGCTGGGCAACGGTTGCCCGCCGGTTGTCGTGCATGCTGCCGGGCTGCCCGGCGGCCGGGCAAATATTCGGGGGGAAGTTTCCAGCCAGTTCCTCAGCGGGCTGCTGATGGCGGCGCCGTATGCTCAAAAGCCCGTTGAACTGGCGGTGGAAGGAGAGCTCGTTTCGCAGCCGTACGTTCGGCTCACGCTGGCCGTGATGCGCAGTTTCGGCGTCGATGTGACCGATGGCAACTTGCGGCACTTCCACGTCCCGCCGGCCCATTACCATGGACAGAATTATGCGATTGAACCCGACGCCAGCGCCGCCAGTTATTTTTTCGCCGCCGCGGCAATTGCTGGTGGCGAAGTAACGGTTGAGGGGCTTTCCAAGCAGAGTTTGCAAGGGGACGTCGCGTTTGTTGACTGCCTTAAAGAAATGGGCTGCCACGTCAGTGGTCAGTGGTCGGTGGCCAGTGGTCAGGAAAATATCACCATTTCCGGTCCGCCCGCGGGCAAAAGTTTGCGCGGCATCATCGTGAACATGAACGCCATCAGCGATACGGTGCAAACGCTGGCCGCCGTGGCCTTGTTTGCCGACGGCCCAACCACGATCACCGGCGTCGGCCACATTCGCCACAAGGAGACCGACCGAATCGGCAACCTGGCCGCCGAGCTGCGCAAGTTCGGCGCTACCGTGGACGAATTGCCCGACGGATTGCGAATCGTGCCCGTTGCTAAACCGCAAGCGGCGCGGGTGGCGACCTATAAGGACCATCGCATGGCGATGAGCCTGGCGCTGGTCGGCCTGCGGCTTCCCGGCGTGATCATTGAAAATCCGAAATGCGTCGAGAAAACGTACCCACATTATTTTGAAGATTTGCAGAAGGTGGTTGGCGCCTGA
- a CDS encoding iron-containing alcohol dehydrogenase, with protein sequence MPPVESHIPTDFPLPPLEYDFIAPPRIVFGWGRRREIGTLAASLGRRAFVITGSRTLEKSGAVAEVLALLKAAGVEPVHVGSISHEPEVDDVDALVAAMIEHHCGDGDLLIGLGGGSAIDLAKAAAAMATNMEVGGGTRASVADFLEGVGRGLKITKPPLPMLAMPTTAGTGSEATKNAVISSNAPSPSPLRKRDGSKAGPFKKSLRSDMMMPRVALVDPELAVSVPATVTTQTGMDAITQSIESYISRRAKPVPRALCLQGIALAIPALPKAVRDGSCRPAREAMSQAALLSGMALANSGLGLAHGVAAALGAECGLAHGLACAVMLPMALKANREVSEAELAALARVACRGSFQSDAEAANAFVQCIERLTGELSIPTRLRDLGVRREQIPALVAGSHGNSLAGNPREVNDEELASLLEAMW encoded by the coding sequence ATGCCGCCTGTTGAATCACACATTCCGACCGATTTTCCGCTGCCCCCCTTAGAATACGATTTTATTGCGCCGCCGCGAATTGTATTCGGTTGGGGGCGGCGCAGGGAAATTGGAACGTTGGCCGCAAGTTTGGGCCGCCGGGCGTTTGTGATAACCGGGTCGCGGACGCTGGAGAAAAGCGGCGCCGTGGCGGAAGTGCTTGCGTTATTGAAGGCCGCCGGCGTGGAGCCGGTGCACGTGGGTTCGATTTCGCACGAGCCGGAAGTGGACGATGTTGATGCTTTGGTGGCGGCAATGATCGAGCATCATTGCGGCGACGGCGATTTGCTGATTGGCCTGGGGGGTGGATCGGCAATCGATTTGGCGAAAGCGGCGGCGGCGATGGCTACGAACATGGAAGTTGGCGGCGGAACAAGAGCTTCGGTCGCCGATTTTTTGGAAGGCGTGGGGCGGGGGCTGAAAATCACGAAGCCGCCGCTGCCGATGCTGGCCATGCCGACCACCGCCGGTACCGGCAGCGAAGCGACGAAAAACGCAGTCATCAGCAGCAACGCACCCTCACCCAGCCCTCTCCGAAAAAGAGACGGTTCTAAGGCGGGGCCGTTCAAAAAAAGTTTGCGGTCCGACATGATGATGCCGCGCGTGGCGTTGGTCGATCCGGAACTGGCGGTGAGCGTGCCGGCCACGGTGACGACGCAGACGGGCATGGATGCCATCACGCAGTCGATCGAAAGTTACATTTCGCGGCGGGCCAAACCGGTGCCGCGGGCGCTATGTTTGCAAGGCATTGCGCTGGCGATTCCGGCATTGCCGAAAGCGGTGCGCGATGGAAGTTGCCGGCCGGCGCGGGAAGCGATGTCGCAGGCGGCGCTGCTTTCCGGCATGGCGCTGGCGAATTCCGGCCTGGGGTTGGCGCACGGCGTGGCGGCGGCGCTGGGAGCGGAGTGTGGACTCGCACACGGACTGGCATGCGCCGTCATGCTACCGATGGCGCTGAAGGCGAATCGTGAAGTGAGCGAGGCGGAGTTGGCGGCACTGGCGCGTGTGGCGTGTCGCGGTTCGTTTCAGAGCGACGCTGAAGCGGCTAATGCCTTTGTGCAGTGCATTGAGCGGCTGACTGGGGAGTTGAGCATCCCTACGCGCTTGAGAGATTTGGGCGTACGCCGCGAACAAATTCCGGCGCTGGTGGCCGGTTCGCATGGCAATAGCTTGGCGGGCAATCCGCGCGAAGTGAATGACGAAGAACTGGCGTCGCTGCTGGAAGCAATGTGGTAG
- a CDS encoding Flp family type IVb pilin, giving the protein MRSEDGATAVEYAVMLALILLVCFGAVMLVGQATSSSYTSSAASLSTAFGAGS; this is encoded by the coding sequence ATGCGGTCCGAAGACGGGGCCACCGCTGTCGAATATGCCGTGATGCTGGCGCTCATTTTGTTGGTTTGTTTTGGCGCCGTCATGCTGGTCGGTCAGGCCACCTCGAGCAGCTATACTTCGTCCGCCGCTTCGCTGAGCACCGCATTTGGAGCCGGAAGTTAA
- the smc gene encoding chromosome segregation protein SMC, producing the protein MLKALELHGFKSFADRTRFEFPRGITVVVGPNGSGKSNVVDAMKWVLGEQSVKSLRGKEMIDVIFAGSSARPALNSAETTLTFDNADRRLAIDTPEVHITRRVYRSGEGEYLINRQPCRLRDIRDLFAGTGVATEAYSIIEQGKVDVLLQASAKDRRAIFEEASGISRFKAKKIEALRRLERVDQNLLRLHDIVDEVESRLKSVRAQAAKARRYKDYADRLQELRTQVGLADWRALGEKLAAVETEAASLRQSVTEESAAAETAEQHVVSLESQTAKIEIAIQATQGQLSDNRQRAAAIETTIEHERTRVLDLEDQAARHRKQWQALSNRAGDLAELWQATQAEVQTAEAKHRGLGNQLADQQRALTALTAQLDQIRGENEQRRATHLEQLRTSAALTSEISTLESRLARSEEARQRCGARLIELQSTRERLQQDLATLTQRQQELIERREQSTSNLADAREDLAQARRQYAARQKELSGWREQHSGLTHRAALLEELEKRHEGVDIGPQQVLQYARENPEGPFQQVRGLLADVVQVSIELAPAIEAALGEKAQHIVVSPGRRLLDYLTAYGKRLSGRVGFLPLEAPHLPQVNVDLSQQLGVIGRADRFVQSAQELAPLIRRLLGNTWIVENLGHAVALSETEGRGLSFVTLSGEFLAADGVLVVGQRSASAGLISRRSELRSLRAQIADSENKINDFARVVAALDQQVAAQDQVVANAVTAHQAASEALAEQKLRITTAGQRRDQLAEQHTSLQAEFASAAEQEVAVNRSLTVARERLDKLQANLAQAEARMSDNVRRIEELDAARQQCNRECLSVQVELARSEQQLDHLRSQLSRYEQDRQDREHTIAEAAEQLADCEVRRQQAERNILAAESELAELFVHRETFTAKSAEQAGQREQFRLDRTQHAQEAQRRRTAIRKLEVQLHAQDLAAGEIRHERGTLESRLREDYGIELAELSHQLTPEEQHQREQVEAEIADLRRKLTNIGGVNLDSLSEVDELEARFQSLTTQHQDLSKAKGSLEQIIQRINADSRRLFAETLETVKGHFQQLFRKLFGGGQADIVLEEGVDILESGIEIVARPPGKEPRNISLLSGGEKTLTCVALLLAIFRSRPSPFCVLDEVDAALDEANIERFVNVLREFLQWTQFVVVSHSKKTMAFANTLYGVTMQESGVSKRVSVRFDDVSETGEISTAALQRADHEPAAPVPSSGNTSSADSATEAA; encoded by the coding sequence ATGCTCAAAGCCCTCGAATTGCACGGCTTCAAAAGCTTTGCCGACCGCACGCGGTTCGAGTTCCCGCGCGGAATCACCGTGGTCGTCGGGCCCAACGGCTCGGGCAAATCGAACGTGGTCGATGCCATGAAGTGGGTGCTGGGCGAACAAAGTGTGAAAAGCCTGCGTGGCAAGGAAATGATCGATGTCATTTTCGCCGGCTCGTCGGCCCGTCCCGCGCTGAACAGTGCCGAAACCACGCTCACCTTCGACAATGCCGACCGCCGCCTGGCCATCGACACGCCGGAAGTCCACATCACCCGCCGCGTCTACCGCAGCGGCGAAGGAGAATATCTGATCAATCGCCAGCCCTGCCGGCTGCGCGATATTCGCGATTTATTCGCCGGCACCGGCGTCGCCACAGAAGCCTACAGCATTATCGAACAAGGCAAGGTCGACGTGCTGTTGCAGGCCTCGGCTAAGGACCGCCGCGCTATTTTCGAGGAAGCCTCCGGAATCAGCCGCTTCAAAGCGAAGAAAATCGAAGCCCTGCGGCGGCTGGAGCGCGTCGATCAAAACTTACTGCGGCTGCACGACATTGTCGACGAAGTCGAAAGCCGATTAAAAAGCGTGCGGGCCCAGGCCGCCAAAGCTCGCCGCTACAAAGATTATGCCGACCGCTTGCAAGAGCTGCGCACGCAAGTGGGCTTGGCCGATTGGCGGGCATTGGGCGAAAAACTGGCAGCTGTCGAAACCGAAGCCGCCTCGTTGCGGCAATCGGTGACTGAGGAATCCGCCGCTGCCGAAACCGCCGAACAGCACGTCGTCTCGCTGGAATCGCAAACCGCCAAAATTGAAATCGCCATTCAAGCCACACAAGGCCAACTTTCCGACAATCGACAACGTGCCGCAGCCATCGAAACCACCATCGAACACGAGCGAACCCGCGTGCTCGATCTGGAAGATCAAGCCGCCCGCCACCGCAAGCAATGGCAAGCCCTCAGCAACCGCGCCGGCGACCTGGCTGAATTGTGGCAGGCCACCCAGGCCGAAGTGCAAACCGCCGAGGCTAAACATCGCGGACTGGGCAATCAACTGGCCGATCAGCAGCGGGCTCTCACGGCTCTTACCGCACAGCTCGATCAAATCCGCGGCGAAAACGAACAGCGACGCGCCACGCACTTGGAGCAACTTCGCACCAGCGCCGCCTTAACCAGCGAAATCAGCACGTTGGAAAGCCGCCTGGCCCGTTCCGAGGAAGCCCGCCAACGCTGCGGCGCTCGGTTGATTGAATTGCAATCTACCCGCGAGCGCCTCCAACAAGATTTGGCCACTTTGACGCAGCGGCAGCAAGAATTGATTGAACGCCGCGAACAATCCACCTCCAACCTGGCCGACGCTCGTGAAGATTTGGCCCAGGCTCGCCGCCAGTACGCTGCCCGGCAAAAGGAACTTTCCGGCTGGCGCGAACAACACAGCGGCCTCACCCATCGGGCCGCCTTGCTGGAGGAGCTGGAAAAACGGCACGAAGGCGTCGACATCGGCCCACAGCAAGTCCTGCAATATGCTCGCGAAAATCCGGAGGGACCGTTTCAGCAGGTCCGCGGGTTGTTGGCCGACGTGGTGCAGGTAAGCATCGAACTAGCCCCTGCCATCGAAGCCGCGCTGGGGGAAAAGGCCCAGCACATTGTCGTGTCGCCGGGCCGCAGGCTGCTCGATTATCTTACCGCCTACGGTAAGCGCTTATCGGGGCGCGTCGGCTTTTTGCCGCTGGAAGCCCCCCATCTGCCGCAAGTTAATGTCGATTTGAGCCAGCAACTGGGCGTCATCGGCCGGGCCGATCGCTTTGTGCAATCGGCGCAGGAGCTTGCCCCGCTAATTCGCCGCCTGTTGGGCAACACCTGGATTGTCGAAAACCTGGGCCACGCGGTTGCGCTCAGCGAAACCGAGGGGCGCGGGTTGAGCTTCGTGACCTTGTCCGGAGAATTTTTGGCCGCCGACGGGGTGCTGGTCGTTGGCCAACGGTCTGCCTCCGCCGGGCTAATCTCGCGCCGCAGCGAGCTTCGCTCCTTGCGGGCCCAAATCGCCGACAGCGAAAACAAAATTAACGATTTCGCCCGCGTGGTGGCGGCCTTGGATCAACAGGTTGCCGCGCAAGATCAGGTTGTGGCCAATGCCGTGACTGCCCATCAGGCTGCTAGCGAAGCCCTGGCCGAGCAAAAGCTGCGCATCACCACCGCCGGCCAACGCCGCGATCAATTGGCGGAGCAACACACTTCTCTGCAAGCGGAATTCGCCAGCGCCGCCGAGCAGGAAGTGGCGGTCAACCGTTCGCTGACCGTCGCCCGCGAAAGGCTCGATAAACTGCAAGCCAACCTCGCACAGGCCGAAGCGCGGATGTCGGACAATGTACGCCGCATTGAGGAACTCGATGCCGCCCGTCAGCAGTGCAATCGCGAATGTCTTTCAGTCCAGGTCGAACTGGCCCGCAGCGAGCAACAGTTGGATCACTTGCGTTCTCAACTTTCCCGCTACGAGCAGGACCGCCAAGACCGCGAGCACACCATCGCCGAAGCAGCCGAACAATTAGCCGATTGTGAAGTTCGACGCCAGCAAGCGGAACGCAATATCCTGGCTGCCGAATCGGAACTTGCCGAATTGTTTGTGCATCGCGAAACATTCACCGCCAAATCGGCCGAACAGGCCGGCCAGCGCGAGCAATTCCGTCTCGACAGAACTCAACATGCACAGGAAGCCCAGCGCCGCCGAACCGCCATCCGCAAATTGGAAGTGCAATTGCATGCCCAAGATTTAGCCGCCGGCGAAATCAGGCACGAGCGCGGCACGTTGGAAAGCCGCCTCCGCGAAGATTACGGCATCGAGCTGGCGGAGCTGTCCCATCAGCTCACGCCGGAAGAACAACACCAGCGCGAACAAGTGGAAGCGGAAATCGCCGATTTGCGCCGCAAACTAACCAACATCGGCGGCGTCAATCTCGATTCCCTTTCCGAAGTCGACGAGTTGGAAGCCCGCTTTCAGTCGCTCACGACCCAGCATCAAGATTTATCAAAAGCCAAAGGCTCGTTGGAGCAAATCATCCAGCGCATCAACGCCGACAGCCGCCGGCTGTTTGCCGAGACTTTGGAAACTGTCAAAGGTCACTTCCAGCAACTGTTCCGCAAACTGTTCGGTGGCGGCCAGGCCGACATTGTTCTGGAAGAAGGCGTCGATATTTTGGAAAGCGGCATCGAAATTGTCGCCCGGCCGCCGGGGAAGGAACCGCGCAACATCTCGCTTCTGTCCGGCGGCGAAAAAACGCTCACCTGCGTCGCCCTGCTGCTGGCGATTTTTCGCAGCCGACCCAGTCCGTTTTGCGTGCTCGACGAAGTCGATGCCGCGCTGGATGAAGCCAACATCGAGCGCTTCGTGAACGTGCTCCGAGAATTTTTGCAGTGGACGCAATTTGTCGTGGTTTCGCACTCGAAAAAAACCATGGCCTTCGCCAACACCCTGTACGGCGTGACGATGCAAGAATCGGGCGTCAGCAAGCGCGTTTCCGTCCGCTTTGACGATGTCAGCGAAACCGGCGAAATCAGCACCGCTGCGCTGCAACGTGCCGATCATGAGCCCGCCGCTCCCGTCCCGTCATCTGGAAACACTTCCTCAGCCGATTCCGCCACCGAAGCGGCTTGA
- a CDS encoding PEP-CTERM sorting domain-containing protein: MASLLVVVSAVALQHRCANAASIAIGYLSPIVENDETYYEYNSVTVDSGDHIGTFVQNSDGTSEWSMTGDNYYVIPGYLKMQWDVTLDADPQVSGFVGLTNNSGFVNTFTVTVTQPLATPIPNSMMNGTTAWTVTDGDSNGATLDAATGVGGDALYNAQVDGNMVRQLFTLGNSPLPLMAAVDGSSTITTSFSGEVTPVAANMNIGIFHHFTLTPNDSASATSLFKITAVPEPSSISLLLIGLGCFLLALCALRF, from the coding sequence TTGGCGTCCCTCTTGGTCGTCGTCAGCGCGGTCGCGCTGCAGCATCGTTGCGCCAACGCCGCCAGTATTGCGATCGGCTATCTCAGTCCGATCGTCGAAAATGACGAAACGTATTACGAGTACAATTCGGTCACCGTGGATTCCGGCGATCACATCGGCACTTTCGTCCAAAACTCCGACGGCACGTCCGAATGGTCGATGACAGGAGACAACTATTACGTCATTCCGGGTTATTTGAAAATGCAGTGGGATGTCACCCTCGACGCCGATCCACAAGTGTCCGGTTTCGTCGGGCTGACCAATAATTCTGGTTTTGTGAACACGTTTACGGTCACGGTCACCCAGCCATTGGCAACGCCCATTCCCAACTCCATGATGAATGGCACGACCGCCTGGACCGTAACCGATGGAGATAGCAACGGTGCGACTTTGGATGCCGCCACCGGAGTGGGCGGTGATGCCCTGTATAATGCTCAAGTCGATGGAAATATGGTGCGCCAGTTGTTTACGCTCGGCAATTCTCCACTGCCGCTAATGGCCGCCGTGGATGGTAGTTCCACTATCACCACGAGCTTCTCTGGCGAAGTAACTCCCGTAGCGGCAAATATGAACATCGGCATCTTCCATCATTTTACGCTCACGCCCAACGATTCCGCCTCCGCCACCAGCCTTTTCAAAATCACCGCGGTGCCCGAGCCCAGTTCCATTTCGCTTTTGCTGATTGGACTGGGTTGCTTTCTGCTGGCCCTTTGTGCGCTTCGTTTCTAG
- a CDS encoding HEAT repeat domain-containing protein translates to MRPVSRHILMVLTAVAATALAGCTGSLLNSRSQSPEHASHDASNSDTKLVGDFAAPYGTSYIRVEGPVLITSLAGTGSDPAPGPQRAALLADMQAHNVSNPSRVLASPNNALAWARAYLPPGVRKGDPLDVQVLVPPPTETTSLRGGWMMETQLKEMAVIAGQVHNGHVLAQAEGPVLVNPVAPDSDDTVSQLRGVVLGGGVALKSRSLGLVLRESDKSVFLSKQIGDVIDRRFHTYIRGEKQGVATPKTDAFIELEVHPRYKYNLGRYIQVVRSIAVFETPQEQLERLELLERQLLDPVTSGQAALRLEAIGPDAERVLKKGLESSDAEVRFYAAEALAYLDQSCAVPVLAETVKSQPALRAYALTALCALGDVQAADALRDLFDVSSAETRYGAFRALWAMNEHDPQLRGEHLSDKFWLYVVPSAGPPMVHVTHSFRPEIVLFGEGQKFTLPFTLEAGNSIIVKSLPDGQISVARFSLQKPDERRTVENSVAEVIRAIVEVGGDYPDAVQALEEAHAGGAAPSRFEVDAIPERGRVYDRNRTVAHGAQKDGSRASPAHGKSSGADADDSQTTEVQANQPLPNLFGGDAPKFSESADEMQPAAPVESDKKPPEDSPNAAAKPTASGVK, encoded by the coding sequence ATGAGGCCTGTTTCGCGTCACATTTTAATGGTTCTGACCGCCGTAGCGGCAACCGCGTTAGCCGGTTGCACCGGGTCACTGTTGAATTCACGCTCTCAAAGTCCGGAGCATGCCAGCCACGACGCTTCGAATTCAGATACCAAACTGGTGGGCGATTTCGCTGCTCCCTACGGCACTTCGTACATTCGGGTCGAAGGACCGGTGCTGATTACCAGCTTGGCCGGCACGGGCAGCGATCCAGCGCCCGGTCCGCAGCGCGCCGCCTTGCTGGCCGACATGCAAGCTCATAACGTGTCGAATCCCAGCCGCGTGTTGGCATCGCCCAACAATGCCTTAGCGTGGGCCCGGGCGTACTTGCCGCCTGGTGTGCGCAAAGGCGATCCGCTGGATGTCCAAGTACTGGTGCCCCCGCCAACTGAAACAACAAGCTTGCGCGGCGGCTGGATGATGGAAACGCAACTGAAGGAAATGGCCGTCATCGCCGGCCAGGTTCATAACGGGCACGTGCTGGCCCAGGCCGAAGGCCCGGTGCTGGTCAATCCCGTCGCGCCCGACAGCGACGATACCGTTTCACAATTGCGGGGCGTAGTGCTGGGGGGCGGCGTTGCGTTGAAATCGCGTTCGCTGGGACTGGTGCTGCGCGAAAGCGATAAGTCGGTGTTCCTCAGCAAGCAAATCGGCGACGTCATCGATCGCCGGTTCCACACCTATATTCGCGGCGAGAAGCAAGGCGTCGCCACGCCCAAAACCGACGCCTTCATCGAACTGGAAGTGCATCCCCGCTACAAATACAACTTGGGCCGCTACATCCAAGTGGTCCGCAGCATCGCCGTGTTCGAAACACCGCAGGAGCAATTGGAACGGCTGGAATTGCTGGAACGGCAATTGCTCGATCCGGTCACCAGTGGGCAAGCCGCACTGCGGTTGGAAGCCATCGGTCCGGATGCGGAACGGGTGCTGAAAAAGGGCCTGGAATCGTCCGATGCCGAAGTCCGCTTTTACGCCGCCGAGGCGTTGGCCTATCTCGATCAATCGTGCGCCGTGCCCGTCCTGGCCGAAACCGTGAAAAGCCAGCCCGCCTTACGGGCCTACGCACTGACCGCGCTGTGTGCGCTGGGCGACGTGCAGGCCGCCGATGCGCTGCGCGATTTGTTCGACGTTTCCAGCGCCGAAACCCGCTACGGCGCTTTCCGCGCCCTGTGGGCCATGAACGAACACGATCCGCAACTGCGCGGCGAGCACTTGAGCGATAAATTCTGGCTGTACGTGGTCCCCAGCGCCGGGCCGCCCATGGTCCACGTCACGCACAGCTTCCGCCCCGAGATCGTGCTGTTCGGCGAAGGCCAAAAATTCACCCTGCCGTTCACGTTGGAGGCGGGCAACTCGATCATCGTGAAATCGCTGCCCGATGGACAAATCAGCGTTGCCCGATTCAGCCTGCAAAAACCCGACGAGCGCCGCACGGTGGAAAATTCCGTGGCGGAAGTGATCCGCGCCATTGTCGAAGTCGGGGGCGATTATCCCGATGCCGTTCAAGCTCTGGAAGAAGCGCACGCCGGCGGAGCCGCACCCAGCCGCTTTGAAGTCGACGCCATTCCGGAGCGCGGCCGGGTGTACGATCGCAATCGCACTGTGGCCCACGGCGCTCAAAAAGACGGCTCCAGGGCTTCGCCTGCCCACGGCAAATCGTCCGGCGCAGATGCCGACGACAGCCAAACGACCGAGGTGCAAGCAAACCAGCCGTTGCCCAACCTGTTTGGCGGCGATGCACCCAAATTCAGCGAATCGGCCGACGAAATGCAGCCTGCGGCCCCCGTGGAATCCGACAAAAAACCGCCCGAAGATTCCCCGAATGCTGCAGCCAAACCGACCGCATCTGGGGTAAAATAA